A region from the Toxotes jaculatrix isolate fToxJac2 chromosome 2, fToxJac2.pri, whole genome shotgun sequence genome encodes:
- the cd63 gene encoding CD63 antigen, whose protein sequence is MGVEGGLKCVKYLLFFFNFIFWLCGLALIVVGIVAQVGLQYPYKIRDASGGPIILIVVGVVIFFIAFFGCCGAWKENYCMVTMFAVLLSLIIIAEIAAAIAGYIFRNKLSAVVQENLTEMISGYNSSTPEFRASVDKLQEDLKCCGVNSSADWRNFRPDRNSVPDSCCVNVTTNCGVGTMTDPTKVHQQGCHDAVVALLKKNIQWVIVAALVIAFLQIMGIVFACLLMRGIRSGYEVM, encoded by the exons ATGGGTGTAGAGGGGGGACTGAAATGCGTGAAGtacctgcttttctttttcaacttcATTTTCTGG TTATGCGGCCTAGCATTGATTGTGGTGGGAATCGTGGCTCAGGTGGGCCTGCAGTACCCCTACAAGATCCGTGATGCCTCAGGGGGTCCTATCATCCTCATTGTAGTCGGCGTGGTGATTTTCTTCATCGCATTCTTCGGCTGCTGTGGAGCCTGGAAAGAGAACTACTGCATGGTCACAATG tttgctgtcctcctctccctgatCATCATTGCTGAGATTGCCGCAGCAATTGCTGGATACATCTTCAGAAAcaaa CTCTCAGCTGTCGTCCAGGAAAACCTCACTGAGATGATTTCCGGTTACAACAGCAGCACACCTGAATTCAGAGCCAGCGTGGATAAACTGCAGGAGGAT TTGAAATGCTGTGGTGTGAACAGCTCTGCTGACTGGAGAAACTTCAGACCCGATAGAAACTCAGTGCCCGACTCATGCTGTGTGAATGTCACTACAAACTGTGGAGTCGGGACCATGACAGACCCTACCAAAGTGCACCAGCAG GGTTGTCATGATGCTGTGGTGGCTTTACTGAAGAAAAATATCCAGTGGGTGATAGTTGCAGCTCTGGTTATTGCTTTCCTGCAG